The region TTAGTACATATGAACAAGAGTCTGttttttttatccaaaattgaagttcattttataataagaCTCATGTATCCAATCTAAAACACCTAACTATATGATAATACTATACTTTTCTACTTCTACATAAAAATATTCATTGAAATATTCAATACATCATCAAAACATCTTAAGATATTCGTGGACTCATATGCATTAGATATCAACAAGCTGTAACTCAATCGGCctaattattttgtaaaattgacCAATGTACCAATGTTCAGTATTGGCATCTGTCGAAGTTGGAGATTCTACAAAAACTACGGTACcaaaagatataaatttaaaaaggcctaatgtcttaaaaaaaccccgaccttttagcccctttccaatcataccctgacgttgaaaatttgtcgattttaccctattttacatttttgtgtttcaattgtaccctgaaaaattaaattaacgtctattgcgtttggaaatttgtttaaaacattcttcatgtctcgcatatattgattgtatatttttaagatttatttaaatttagttaaattaattaagaatttaaattagtgttaatttgattatagtttttagttagtttttaaaaataaaggacttatttgtacttttttgaataaaaaagaatttaatttcatgtttagacttaattaattgaatgatttcataatttaagtaaaaaaattaacaaaaattaaaatattggggtacaattgaaaacggaaaatttaaaagtgggtaaaattgacaaattttcaacgtcggggtggaatggaaaaaaagtttaaaggtgaggggtttttgagtgattaggccattTAAAAAAAGGTATCATTTTGATACAAAGTACAAAGGTTTGGTGTCGTTTTGGCTAATAACCTGTTCTTCGCAGGTTCCTTTACAGGTGTTTCTGAGGGTTCTTCACCTTCAGGACTTGTATTATGAGGAGCAATCTCAGTCGGGTTCGATATATTTTTCCGAAACTCAATCAGCATTTACACACAACCATTTAGTTCGCCTTCATCCTGATAGAACGCCGTTTCaggaatttaataaataattttatcgtTTACCATTATGATATCGCACCCTGCGAACTTTTCCTTGTATTCTGAATGAGTCTGAGCAGAGCAAGTGACTAAATTAGATGTGTAAATTTTATAACTGTCATGACTTGTCATCTCAGGAATTTTCGATCAAAcgaaacagaaaattaaaagtTACTCGCTACTGATCTCACCAGCTTATGATTGAATTATGAGCTGAATGATAATTGGTGTCAAGCTCAACTCTGGTTCTGCTACTAAATACAGTAAATACTGAACAAAGCAAAGCGCATTCACATGAAATTAATGTCCGAAAATAGAGTATTTTCCGAAGTCATCTCTACTTGgttcaaatttttcaattcGATTTGCAGAGATGGGCAGTCTTTCTGTTGATGCAATGCAAACATATAAGTAACAATGTATTGTATGAAATGCATGCACTACCACGTCATTCATGAACTGAgctaattactttaaaataaataattttaataaataaattatattaatgccatcattttaataatgtgTTTTAAAGTAATAGGATCACGTGGTGGACTATGTCCACCTAAGAATTTCTAGTCATGAGAAATgattcaaaattgacaaaaatagaAACATAGAAACATAGGACTCAGTCTAAATAAGTAAAAGTATGAGTAGTTAATATCAAAAGAAACAAAAGTACAAGGACCAACATTTTCATAAATTTCTTTTAAGTAATGAGAAATCAACCATTGGACTTTGGACTTTGCAATATAAAAAAAGACTGATACTATGTTTCAAATTCTTCATCTTTGACAGTAACTATGTTCTAAAAGGATTTATAGTAGAAAGGTAAGTCTTAAATCAAACTCTTTACTTGCTTATGTATTCATCCCTTTGAATTTACAGTTGTTTGATCATTGGTTGTTCTATATTTTTTGCATCTTGATCATTACAAGGTCAATTTAATTGGTTTTATGAGCTTTCTTGTTATTAATCTTAATTATTACATTCAATCCTTAAGTCAATTATTTAACCTCTtataatcaccaaaaaatgaaTTGTATATACATTCCCACTTTTTGTTTCGGtaggaggaattgaacccacgatctTAGCAGATTGCTGCTCAGCGTTTATACAAATTGTATACCTTTGATGTGTTACGTTCCGGTTTTTCGGTGCTACATAATTACATActattttagatttgatttgttaACTTATGAATTATGTTAGGAGCTGGAGTTGTGCTGTGAGGAGTCTCGTAGTGTGAAATGGCTGAAGCTGCGGTGGGTTGGGCAATTAACAAGTTAGATGTATTGCTAACTGGAGAGCTGAAACTGCTGAGTGGCGTTCATAAAGAGGTTGAAGATGTGAAAGATGAATTGGAGAGTATTGAATCATTCCTAAGAGATGCAGACGCGAGGCTGTATCAGGAGAACGTGGATGGGCGAGTCAGGGTTTGGGTTAAACAAGTGAGACAAGTTGCTTTCCGAATAGAAGATACAATTGATGAATATGTGCTTCATTTGTTGGGGCGTCGAAATCAGCATGGCTATTTCAACAATGTCACCGGCGTTGTGAAGAATTTGAAACGTCGTCATGGATTAGCCTCAAAAATAAAGGATATCAAGAAATCAATAGTTGAAATAAGGGAGAGAAGTGATAGATACAGCTTCGACTTTACGTCAAAGCAAGGAAATAGTGATGGAAATGGCGCATGGCATGACCCTCGAGTGCATTCGTTTTTCGTTGAGGAAACTGAAGTTGTTGGTATTGACTCTGTTAAAGCTGAATTGATAAGCATATTAGTAGATGGAACTTCCGAAAATGCAGCCATCTCCGTGGTGGGAATGGGAGGGCTAGGGAAGACAACTCTCGCCAGCAAAGTGTATGATTCTGAAATTGTCGCCTTGCATTTTGATTGCAAGGCGTGGATTACAGTGTCTCAATCTTACAACACGGAGGAGCTACTACGGACCATGATAAGTCAATTCCAAAGAGAAAAGACGTTGCCTGATCTTGAAGGAATCAACACAATGAGAGAGATACAACTGATTGGTAAATTGAGAGAATATTTATCGCAAAAGAGGTACTTCGTGGTTTTCGATGATGTTTGGAGAATTGATTTGTGGGAATATATAAAGAATGCTTTACCTGATTCTAATAAAGGAAGTAGAATCTTACTCACAACTCGTAACGAAGGTGCTGCCCCTTCTTCTAATGAGTCTTCATTTTACCATATCCTTAAACTTTCTCCTCTGCCTAAAAGAGAAGCTTATGACCTTTTCTGTAAGAAGGCTTTCCAGTCAAATGGCGGAAATTGTCCATCGGAACTCCAAGAGGTGTCTCGTGCCTTTGTCGATAAATGTGAAGGCTTGCCTCTTGGAATTGTGACAATTGGTGGTCTATTGGCAACTAAGCAGAAGTCCGCTTTAGGATGGGGAAAGCTTTATGATGGCCTTAGCTCATTCCTGGCAAATGATCAACGTATGTCAAATATAACCAAGATTTTATCTCTAAGCTACTATGATTTGCCTTGCTACTTAAAATCTTGTTTTCTATACTTGAGCCTGTTTCCGGAGGATCAATCCATCAGCTGTTCAAGATTAATGCGACTGTGGATAGCTGAGGGTTTCATGGAAGAAAAGCATGGCAGAACAACGGACGAGATTGCTGAAGAATACTTGACCGAGCTTATTCATAGAAGCCTTATTCAAGTAGCAAGATATAGTATTGATGGTAAGGCTAGAGAATGTAGAATTCATGATTTGATGCGGGATACTATTCTTTCTCAGTCGCGGGAGTTGGGTTTTCGTCAAGTTTCTACTGAGAATTATAAAAGTTTGAAGGGCAGAAGCCGACATCTCTCAATTGATGACAGAATAAAGAGTTTTGTTCAAAGTAGTAGCGATTGTCAAACTCGTTCTGTCATTCTTTTTGAGGTAACAACTGAATTGCCAAAATCACTTATTAGCTCTTTCATTGAAAATTTTGAGCTTTTGAGATTATTGGATTTCGAGGGAGCTCCTATGGATTGCATTCCGAAGGAGATAGGAACTTTATGGCATTTGAGATATTTAAGCCTAAAGTATACCCGAGTTAAGACATTGCCAAAGTCCATTGGTAAATTGAGCAACTTAGAGACCTTGGATTTGAGATGGTCCCTTGTACATGATCTTCCAGTTGAGATCAACAGCCTGCTTAAACTGAAATATCTTTTGGCTCATTCTTCTAATTATGATGTTCCGTATAATCCCAATTTCCGACGCGGTGTGAAGATGCAAGGTAACATTGGACGTCTAAAAGCATTACAGAAGCTCTACTTAATTGAAGTAGATCACGACATAGGCCTGATTGGTGAACTACAAAGGATGACACAATTGCGAAAAGTtgggataaaaaaattgagaagcGAAAACGGGACGGCTCTGTGTTCTGCTCTGGAAAAAATGACTTGCCTTGAGACACTTCATGTTTCTTCAGTAACTAAGGAGGAATTCCTTGATCTGCAATCAATGTCTGATCCTCCTCCACAGCTCCGACGTTTGTACGTAAATGGACGAGTAGGAGAGTTGCCACAGTGGATTGGTAAACTCGCCTGTTTGGTTAAAATTCATATGAATTGGTCGAGGTTAGCAGAGGATCCTTTGGCAGTTCTTCAAACATTGCCGAATCTTCTTATTTTAGGGTTCTACGAAGGGTACGATGGAGCGAAACTGCATTTTAAGAAAGGATGGTTTCGAAAACTCAAGCAGCTATATCTTCTTGGATTGAGGGGACTAAATGAAATAATAATGGATGAAGGAACATTGCCTGTTATGGAAAAGCTAAGGATTGGACCTTGTCCAAACTTGAAAGAGGTACCATGTGGTATGCATTTACTGAgaaatctcaagtctcttgaatttACTGACATAAGAAGAGAAATTGCAGCTGCAATTCAACAAAATGATGGTTATGAATATGGTAAAATTGAGCATATACCACTTGTTCTGTTTTGGTACAAGATTAAAGGAGAAAACTACAATTGCTACAAGCTTGGTGATTCCGAGTTGGTCGAGCGCTTGAAGGGAGTCGATGAATTGTGTGATATTCGAGGTTAGGGATGATACTGTTTTGGATatgatttctaaaaaaataagtgGTTTTTTATTTTCCAAAGAGAACATGTTTGATTGAATGGTAAATAATGGATAAAGGATTTATAGTCCAACTAGGCACCTATGTGTCTTGcaacatataaattttatactaCTGAAATTTAATCTCAATTGTAACAACCCTAAAAGTTAGAATATAATTATAAAGATTAAAAACTATGAATTAAAATAGTCTTTAGACCTAATCATATAGAAAAGGTAGTTacagttcaaaaaaaaaaaaggacaaaAAGCTTAACTAGAATAAagacttatttaaatttcatcTGTTTGCACAAACAAAATCAACTCAAGCTCGGTCCCAGACACATTTCAAATACTGTTTCGACGCAGACCTGCACTAAGAGATGTTACAGGTACTCGACTACcggttttttttgtcaaatgaaCATCTTATATCTCATAACTAGGTTATGTGCTAGATGATTCATATCGAATTTGAAGCTCACGTATGATTTCTTACACTTCCAGCATAGTAAGACTATGCCAATAGGAGTAAGTATACTGCTGGCATTAGTATTTACAACGTCAAGAAACATCACCGAGAGAACAAAGTTCTATTGCATTGAAAACCTAACTAATGCAAACACCATATATACACGGTATATGGTTCTTTTACCAATATCAACACATCTAGCGAGTTTGTTTGCGACTCAAAATTGCGAGATTCCGCTAAATTGAAGTCAAGAATTTGTGAAGAAAAATATGTTGATGACATAATCAAGGATGGTCAAAAGCCTCACGTGACTGGTTTGCTGATTTAACTATGCTCCCAAATTATGCAGGCAATGGTTCCTCCAAAACTGCATTGAGAGAATTGTAACCTTTAAGATGCtacaacattttaaaattagcaTATGAGAGAGATGGAGAGACAGAGAGAAAGACCTTTTCTCTTCGTAGAAGCTTCAGTCGGTATAATTATGTCTTCATCTGCAACTGCAAGCGGAGCAACTGGTGGTTTGGTTGGTACATCAGGAAGATCCAACTTTTCCTCATGCTCCTTGGATGGCACTGGCGTAGGTACTTCTGGCATGTCTTCAACGGCCATCTGAAAATAgaaatggaattttttttatttcagataAGAACCAGGTACAGGAAAATATTTTTCTGAAAAATAAACAAGTTAAAGCGTCACATGATATGAACAACAAGGCATGTTAAGTCTTCCATTGACCATATAAGTTAAATTCTCTCCAATAATCTCactaattgtttaaaaaaaatagtctgCCAAAAATGCAACCCAATCCAGTAATGCATAAATGCTTGTTCGCAGTAAGAGTAGATCTAGaggaaaaaattgaattataatttataattatgggAAGAGAAAGCTATGCTCGTGGTTTAAGTACCTAACCACGAGGTACACtattaaaatcaactaaaaaagTTTATTATTGGTTCATTAAATTAtctaatcaaaatcaaatatgtaaaaatggCTAAATAAACTTTGGATGCCCAAATTTAATCCTGCATTAATCAATTTCCTAGTTTTTTCATTCctaatatatgataatatttttactaCTTTTTCCTCGAGGCCAACATTCTAGAACCAAAAGGACACCACCTTCCGGGATAGGGCCaaaatgatttaaaaagaaaaaacaacatAGAAAATGGAACTCGTGGAAACTGATTTTGCAGTTTCCATCTACACCACTCTGGGTAAAGATCGCATCATCAAAAGCACATGTTAAACCCACTGTCATATTCTAGATTAATTGTCCAACAATATCATATACCACTAAAGTGAAACAAACCCATCGATATGAAATATACGGGTTTAACAGCACTGCGATTTACCTACAGAGATTAAAATGATTACAACTAAAATAAAGGTGGcagtttaatcaattaaaaaagaaaatatctgAGAAATGTGTTTATTTTAAAGGACATACCTGGATTTCTAAGTTCTCAAATTCAGCTAAGACTTCTTCTTCGTCCTCTGCTGATAGTTTGTCCCCCAATATGGCATTAATTTCCTTAaaaaatgcaccaaaaatcaggATCTTGAATCCAAAGcttggaaaaaatattaaaaaaaaaaacaagaaatagCGGGAGCAAATAAGCAATAAAGGTACTGTTGACTGTTGAGACAAAATATCAAAACATTCACAGGCCAGAGGTCCACAGGAACAATAGCAAAATCATTTGCTCGATAAAGTATTATAGCAGAACACATTACATTCATTTAACACCAATGACTAACACACATGTCTCTTTATCAATAACAGTATTCTATGCTTTTGACAATAAAAGCAGCTAATGTATTCACTCTAACATAGAAAACATGTTTGATGCATCTTCACAGCCTCATTTTCAAATCCCGTAGGCAAATCAGTCAAAATGAGAAGCATTCACAGTAGTTTAAACTTAAATGTAATTTTACTTGACCATTCAAGCTTCTAAAGTCAGCCGTGCAACAGTttgtgaaacattttatttatagaaGTGCCACAAAGAGAGGGGATAAAAAAGGAATGAGCATATGGAAATTCAACACATCAAACATTGCAAAGTTCATACAAAAAGAAAAGGGGAGATGAAGCAGTTCCCTAACCtacaaacacaaaataaacagcGTAGCTCGTGAAAACCTAGACTTTTTTATTCCAGCAGACTTAAATTATACCAAgaaaatttttgaaaaaattattagagAATGAGGGAAAACAAGGGAAAACATAATAGCCAGACAAAACAACAGTAAACTCTCAAACCATCAAAAAAATTGTTCAGTAGTTGTGATCAATGGTTTGATTATATTCATTCTAATGTTAATTTGTTACTATTATTATATAGAATAAGAGTAAGATAAAAACTTCCAATATTCGAATAAAACATCAACGACAATTGTAGGACAAAAAATTAACATCAAACCCA is a window of Mercurialis annua linkage group LG2, ddMerAnnu1.2, whole genome shotgun sequence DNA encoding:
- the LOC126669529 gene encoding disease resistance protein RPM1-like; the encoded protein is MAEAAVGWAINKLDVLLTGELKLLSGVHKEVEDVKDELESIESFLRDADARLYQENVDGRVRVWVKQVRQVAFRIEDTIDEYVLHLLGRRNQHGYFNNVTGVVKNLKRRHGLASKIKDIKKSIVEIRERSDRYSFDFTSKQGNSDGNGAWHDPRVHSFFVEETEVVGIDSVKAELISILVDGTSENAAISVVGMGGLGKTTLASKVYDSEIVALHFDCKAWITVSQSYNTEELLRTMISQFQREKTLPDLEGINTMREIQLIGKLREYLSQKRYFVVFDDVWRIDLWEYIKNALPDSNKGSRILLTTRNEGAAPSSNESSFYHILKLSPLPKREAYDLFCKKAFQSNGGNCPSELQEVSRAFVDKCEGLPLGIVTIGGLLATKQKSALGWGKLYDGLSSFLANDQRMSNITKILSLSYYDLPCYLKSCFLYLSLFPEDQSISCSRLMRLWIAEGFMEEKHGRTTDEIAEEYLTELIHRSLIQVARYSIDGKARECRIHDLMRDTILSQSRELGFRQVSTENYKSLKGRSRHLSIDDRIKSFVQSSSDCQTRSVILFEVTTELPKSLISSFIENFELLRLLDFEGAPMDCIPKEIGTLWHLRYLSLKYTRVKTLPKSIGKLSNLETLDLRWSLVHDLPVEINSLLKLKYLLAHSSNYDVPYNPNFRRGVKMQGNIGRLKALQKLYLIEVDHDIGLIGELQRMTQLRKVGIKKLRSENGTALCSALEKMTCLETLHVSSVTKEEFLDLQSMSDPPPQLRRLYVNGRVGELPQWIGKLACLVKIHMNWSRLAEDPLAVLQTLPNLLILGFYEGYDGAKLHFKKGWFRKLKQLYLLGLRGLNEIIMDEGTLPVMEKLRIGPCPNLKEVPCGMHLLRNLKSLEFTDIRREIAAAIQQNDGYEYGKIEHIPLVLFWYKIKGENYNCYKLGDSELVERLKGVDELCDIRG